In the Harmonia axyridis chromosome 3, icHarAxyr1.1, whole genome shotgun sequence genome, one interval contains:
- the LOC123676397 gene encoding uncharacterized protein LOC123676397 has translation MLHEFFHHGKIAAMYGGKIIGRLLEQRWSGHLAVTKVVNDNYSEILLTLDKMKNDRFNGDDVAKSVGIKKIMLNLEFRMAMVVAKKILSMLQPADASLQARSAGLKDALIIINCVQNEITKLRTDEMYHQILEEVKSMTSIDSENRTHTQKRQVRRSNRMDDYLMFDSSCSSTKQNEEDQPFKSEYFETLDILVAELQRRFSDNDDLLNSVASLDELDVNKMEPLKNLGITIPSNEEATVVKAYLSRREDKTEDIVQVLYRQREAFKDTYELFASVATIGCSTAVCESTFSTLTAINRPQRLSMSHERMAGMVFLAFEKRRTQSVDLNEVLRIFNNMTNRRIQLF, from the exons ATGTTACATGAGTTCTTTCATCATGGAAAAATAGCTGCAATGTATGGTGGAAAAATAATTGGCAGATTACTCGAACAACGTTGGTCAGGACACTTGGCGGTTACAAAAGTTGTAAACGATAATTATTCAGAGATTTTGCTAACtttagataaaatgaaaaatgacagattcaatGGTGACGACGTTGCCAAGAGTGTcggcatcaaaaaaattatgcttaATTTGGAATTCCGAATGGCTATGGTTGTGGCCAAAAAAATACTATCCATGCTTCAGCCTGCAGATGCAAGTTTACAAGCCCGAAGCGCAGGATTGAAAGACGCCCTAATAATCATAAATTGCGTCCAAAATGAAATCACAAAATTGAGAACAGATGAAATGTATCATCAAATTTTGGAAGAAGTTAAATCTATGACAAGCATTGATTCTGAAAATAGGACTCACACCCAAAAAAGGCAAGTCAGAAGATCTAATCGCATGGATGACTACTTGATGTTTGACTCTTCCTGTTCCTCAacgaaacaaaatgaagaagatcaACCATTTAAATCTGAGTATTTCGAAACATTGGACATACTAGTTGCTGAATTACAGAGAAGGTTTTCAGACAACGATGATCTGTTAAATTCTGTAGCGAGTCTCGATGAGTTGGATGTGAACAAAATGGaacctttgaaaaatttag GTATAACAATTCCATCAAATGAAGAGGCTACAGTGGTTAAAGCTTATTTGAGTCGTCGTGAGGATAAAACAGAAGACATAGTGCAAGTTTTGTACAGACAGCGAGAGGCTTTCAAAGATACATATGAACTCTTTGCATCTGTGGCGACCATAGGATGTAGCACTGCTGTTTGTGAATCTACTTTTTCAACCTTAACTGCAATCAATAGACCTCAGAGGCTGTCAATGAGTCACGAAAGAATGGCAGGCATGGTATTTCTGGCCTTTGAAAAGAGAAGGACTCAGTCTGTTGATCTGAATGAAGTCCTTCgcatatttaataatatgaCAAATCGAAGGATTCAGCTGTTTTGA